A single window of Gehongia tenuis DNA harbors:
- a CDS encoding response regulator transcription factor — protein sequence MVKKILCVDDEPGILTLLKDYFEMNGYQVLTAKCGEEAVAQASKGPDLILLDINMPGMDGMEVCAKIRDHVGCPILFLTARVEEMDKINGFAMGGDDYIVKPFSLDVLGARVAAHLRREERASHRTEARFMDDLVIDYGQRTVCYKHQPIPLARKEFDIVELLSMNAGQVFDKERIYERVWGYEGTGDSAVVAEHIRRIRQKLAAFTDRAYLETVWGVGYKWVR from the coding sequence ATGGTCAAAAAGATTCTGTGTGTGGATGATGAGCCGGGCATTTTAACGCTGCTCAAGGACTATTTTGAGATGAACGGCTATCAGGTTCTCACCGCGAAATGCGGTGAGGAGGCGGTGGCCCAGGCGAGCAAAGGGCCCGATCTTATCCTGCTGGATATCAACATGCCGGGCATGGACGGCATGGAAGTGTGCGCGAAGATTCGTGACCATGTGGGATGTCCCATACTTTTTTTGACGGCGCGGGTGGAGGAAATGGACAAAATCAATGGTTTTGCCATGGGCGGTGATGACTATATCGTCAAGCCCTTCAGCTTGGACGTGCTGGGCGCCCGGGTGGCCGCTCATCTCCGCCGGGAGGAGCGGGCCAGCCACCGCACCGAAGCCCGGTTTATGGACGATCTGGTGATCGATTACGGCCAGCGCACCGTCTGCTACAAGCATCAGCCCATTCCTCTTGCCCGCAAGGAATTTGATATCGTTGAGCTTCTGTCCATGAATGCGGGCCAGGTCTTTGATAAGGAACGCATTTATGAGCGGGTGTGGGGCTATGAGGGCACCGGCGACAGTGCCGTGGTGGCCGAACACATTCGGCGCATCCGTCAGAAGCTTGCTGCGTTCACCGACAGAGCCTATTTGGAAACCGTTTGGGGGGTGGGTTATAAATGGGTCCGGTAA
- a CDS encoding sulfite exporter TauE/SafE family protein — translation MTPLTVIVFIAVCFLGTVLQAVSGFGLAITAMTILPFVLPYNTALAVTTLICLSTNVVFTIRMRKYIQWKRLVPVLIAFALTSAGIILLSVGQSDELLKKLLGGALVLFSIYFAFFNGKIHIKPRPRNGAIAGGLAGITTGLFGIGSPPMAVYLLSVCESNEDYFGSIQAYFTLSSIFTLGMRFASGLITLEVGKWWLMGLVPLYLGMFVGKKIFDRMNPAALRRVVYVFMAISGLSMVLQ, via the coding sequence ATGACACCGCTCACGGTGATTGTCTTCATAGCGGTCTGTTTTCTGGGAACGGTTCTGCAGGCGGTTTCCGGCTTCGGTCTTGCCATCACGGCCATGACCATCCTGCCCTTCGTGCTGCCCTACAACACGGCCCTTGCTGTCACCACCCTCATCTGCCTATCCACCAACGTCGTGTTCACCATCCGGATGCGGAAATATATTCAGTGGAAACGGCTGGTGCCCGTGCTCATTGCCTTTGCCCTTACCAGCGCTGGAATCATCCTCCTGTCGGTGGGACAGTCGGATGAACTGCTGAAGAAGCTCCTGGGCGGTGCGCTCGTGCTGTTCAGCATCTATTTTGCCTTCTTCAACGGCAAAATCCATATCAAACCCCGGCCGCGGAACGGCGCCATCGCCGGCGGACTTGCCGGCATCACCACCGGTCTATTTGGCATTGGCAGCCCGCCCATGGCCGTGTATCTTCTTTCAGTGTGCGAATCCAACGAAGATTACTTCGGCTCCATTCAGGCCTACTTTACTCTCTCCAGCATCTTCACCCTGGGGATGCGCTTTGCCAGCGGACTTATCACACTGGAGGTGGGAAAATGGTGGCTCATGGGTCTTGTCCCCCTCTATCTAGGCATGTTTGTGGGCAAGAAGATCTTTGACCGAATGAATCCCGCCGCACTTCGCCGCGTGGTGTATGTGTTCATGGCCATCTCCGGATTATCCATGGTCTTGCAGTAA
- a CDS encoding sulfite exporter TauE/SafE family protein, with protein MTPGTILIFLAAALIGSFIQTVSGFGFGIFVMSIFPYFMPSYGEGVAVSTALSLTMTVIIVWKLHKHIIWKWIIPPICSFFVVSAVCITLSAGQDQLLIKLLGGALILMSIYFLFFSGRIHIRPTKINGAIAGGLGGVLGGLFGMGGPPMVVYLLSLSDSNEQYLANIQTYFVITGTFTFLVRVLNGMVTATVLTYWAIGIPILFLGIFIGHKVVKRLNPDNLKKLVYVFMALSGLSMLIK; from the coding sequence ATGACGCCAGGCACAATCCTCATATTTTTGGCCGCCGCTCTTATTGGATCCTTCATTCAGACCGTGAGCGGATTTGGCTTTGGCATCTTTGTGATGTCCATTTTCCCTTATTTCATGCCTTCCTACGGCGAGGGCGTAGCCGTCTCAACAGCACTGTCCCTCACCATGACAGTCATTATTGTATGGAAACTTCATAAGCATATCATATGGAAATGGATCATTCCGCCCATCTGCAGCTTTTTTGTGGTCAGCGCCGTATGCATTACCCTATCGGCAGGCCAGGATCAGCTCCTCATCAAGCTCTTGGGCGGTGCGCTCATTCTGATGAGCATCTATTTCCTGTTCTTCAGCGGCAGAATCCACATTCGCCCCACCAAGATCAACGGAGCCATTGCCGGCGGCCTGGGCGGCGTTTTAGGCGGTCTTTTTGGAATGGGAGGGCCGCCCATGGTGGTGTATCTCCTGTCCCTCAGCGATTCCAACGAACAGTATCTGGCCAATATACAGACCTATTTCGTCATCACCGGTACCTTCACCTTCCTGGTCCGCGTTTTGAACGGCATGGTGACCGCCACCGTTCTCACCTATTGGGCCATCGGCATTCCCATCCTGTTTCTTGGCATCTTCATCGGCCATAAAGTGGTCAAGCGCCTCAATCCCGATAATCTGAAGAAGCTGGTCTACGTATTCATGGCCCTGTCCGGCCTTTCCATGCTCATCAAGTAG
- a CDS encoding VOC family protein, which produces MKIEHAALFTENLEKMRNFYVKYFNAQSNGGYHNPKTGLRTYFLSFEEGSRLEIMSRPDVRDRPRQGLGYVHLAFSAGSRDAVDNLAGRLQKDGCRVLSGPRVTGDGYYECLVLDPDGNEVEITE; this is translated from the coding sequence ATGAAAATAGAGCATGCGGCACTGTTCACGGAAAACCTAGAAAAAATGCGGAATTTCTATGTAAAATATTTTAACGCCCAGTCCAATGGCGGTTACCACAATCCCAAAACCGGGCTTCGGACCTATTTTCTGAGTTTTGAAGAGGGAAGTAGGCTGGAGATCATGAGCCGGCCGGATGTGCGGGACCGGCCAAGACAGGGTCTTGGGTACGTCCATTTGGCGTTTTCAGCCGGTTCCAGGGATGCGGTGGACAACCTGGCCGGCAGACTGCAAAAGGATGGCTGCAGAGTCCTCAGCGGCCCCAGGGTGACGGGAGATGGGTATTATGAATGCTTGGTGCTCGATCCCGACGGCAACGAGGTGGAGATCACTGAATAA
- a CDS encoding endonuclease VIII encodes MLEIPECRVIAGQLNEVLRGKRIEKAAADETHHGFAFYCGDPADYPSVLEGRQVQGAWAYGGQVAVDAGDSQMNFADGATLRYTPPGGKIPAKRQFYLAMEDGSVITGTTRMYGSFYAYRKGEFDTPYMQAAREKPSPLSDAFDEAYFKRLWRESQPKLSAKAFLSTEQRIPGLGNGVLQDILFRAGIHPKSKLAALDDGDRERMFKSVKTTLAAMIQGGGRDTEKDLFGRPGGYRTLLSQKTYAMPCLECGGPRIRQAYLGGNVYFCPVCQPLKQEKKP; translated from the coding sequence ATGCTCGAAATACCGGAATGCAGAGTAATCGCAGGACAGCTGAATGAAGTGCTTCGGGGCAAACGCATTGAAAAGGCAGCGGCGGATGAGACCCATCATGGATTCGCCTTTTACTGTGGGGACCCGGCGGACTATCCGTCCGTGCTGGAAGGCCGGCAGGTGCAAGGCGCCTGGGCCTATGGCGGCCAGGTAGCCGTCGACGCCGGGGACAGCCAAATGAATTTTGCCGATGGAGCCACGCTGCGTTATACACCGCCTGGCGGCAAGATTCCTGCCAAGCGCCAGTTCTATCTGGCGATGGAGGATGGAAGCGTTATAACCGGGACCACCCGCATGTACGGCTCCTTCTATGCCTACCGTAAGGGGGAGTTCGATACCCCCTATATGCAGGCGGCCAGGGAAAAGCCCTCGCCTTTGTCGGACGCCTTTGATGAAGCCTATTTTAAGCGGCTGTGGAGAGAAAGTCAGCCAAAACTGAGCGCCAAAGCCTTCCTGTCTACGGAACAGCGGATTCCCGGCCTGGGAAACGGCGTGCTGCAGGATATCCTTTTTCGGGCGGGGATCCATCCCAAATCCAAGCTGGCGGCGCTGGATGATGGGGACAGGGAGCGCATGTTTAAAAGCGTGAAAACCACCCTTGCGGCCATGATCCAGGGGGGCGGACGGGATACGGAGAAGGATCTGTTCGGCCGGCCCGGCGGCTACCGAACGCTGCTTTCCCAAAAGACCTATGCCATGCCCTGCCTCGAGTGCGGCGGCCCCAGAATCCGCCAGGCCTACCTTGGCGGCAACGTCTACTTCTGCCCGGTCTGCCAGCCTTTGAAGCAAGAAAAAAAGCCCTGA
- a CDS encoding MATE family efflux transporter, which translates to MPVGKLLWSLALPAIAAQVINALYNIVDRMYIGRIPEGGSLALAALGVSFPIIMIISAFSALVGMGGAPRAAIRMGEKRMDEAEKILSNAFVCLCIISAVLMIFFFFTKEKLLLMFGATENTLPYANQYFSIYLIGTFFVQVSIGLNQFISAQGFAKTSMMTVLIGAICNIVLDPVFIFVFNMGVSGAALATIISQFISAFWVLRFLFSKKTTLRIRRKYFRLERRVILPVLALGLSPFIMQSTESLVQLTLNSGMKTYGGADADLYVGTLSIIMSTMQFFTLPMMGLAQGAQPIISYNYGSKNMGRVKKTFKLLIISSIAFSAVMWAAAMAIPQMFVRIFSADPELLRLGVPGMRIFMAGMLLMGAQFACQNTLIALGQAKTSMFLALLRKVILLIPLALILPKFLGVTGILIAEPIADMLAIITTCIVFYFTTRKLFQQIEPA; encoded by the coding sequence ATGCCCGTGGGCAAGCTCCTTTGGAGCCTGGCTCTGCCCGCCATTGCCGCCCAGGTGATCAATGCGCTTTACAACATCGTGGACCGCATGTATATCGGCCGCATTCCTGAAGGCGGCAGTCTGGCTCTCGCTGCTCTGGGCGTATCCTTTCCCATTATCATGATCATTTCAGCTTTTTCCGCCCTGGTGGGAATGGGCGGGGCGCCCCGGGCCGCCATTCGTATGGGCGAGAAACGCATGGATGAGGCGGAAAAGATCCTGTCCAACGCCTTCGTGTGCCTGTGCATCATTTCTGCGGTGCTGATGATCTTTTTCTTCTTCACCAAGGAAAAGCTCCTGCTCATGTTTGGCGCCACGGAAAACACCCTGCCCTACGCCAATCAATACTTTTCCATCTATTTGATCGGAACCTTCTTTGTACAGGTCTCCATTGGACTCAACCAGTTCATCAGCGCCCAAGGGTTCGCCAAGACCAGTATGATGACCGTTCTTATCGGTGCTATCTGTAATATCGTTCTCGACCCTGTTTTCATCTTCGTGTTCAACATGGGCGTTTCCGGTGCGGCGCTTGCCACCATCATCTCCCAGTTCATCTCCGCCTTCTGGGTTCTCCGGTTTTTGTTCAGCAAAAAGACCACCCTTCGCATTCGCCGCAAATATTTCAGGTTGGAACGCAGGGTCATTCTGCCGGTGCTGGCTCTCGGCCTATCCCCCTTCATCATGCAGTCCACCGAGAGTCTGGTGCAGCTCACCCTCAATTCAGGAATGAAGACTTACGGCGGGGCCGACGCGGATCTTTACGTCGGCACCCTGTCCATCATCATGAGCACCATGCAGTTTTTCACGCTGCCCATGATGGGTCTCGCTCAGGGTGCTCAGCCCATCATCAGCTACAATTACGGCTCCAAGAACATGGGCCGGGTAAAAAAGACCTTCAAGCTGCTCATCATCAGTTCCATCGCCTTCTCCGCGGTCATGTGGGCAGCGGCAATGGCCATTCCCCAGATGTTTGTCCGCATCTTTTCTGCGGATCCCGAGCTGCTGCGGCTGGGCGTGCCGGGCATGCGCATCTTTATGGCGGGCATGCTGCTCATGGGAGCGCAATTTGCCTGTCAGAACACCCTTATCGCTCTCGGCCAGGCCAAGACTTCCATGTTTTTGGCCCTTCTTCGAAAGGTCATCCTGCTCATTCCTCTCGCTCTCATCCTGCCCAAATTCCTGGGCGTCACCGGTATTCTCATCGCCGAGCCCATTGCCGATATGCTGGCCATAATAACCACCTGCATTGTGTTCTACTTCACCACTCGAAAGCTTTTCCAGCAGATTGAACCGGCTTAA
- a CDS encoding GNAT family N-acetyltransferase: MQIRSSKESDKHFVQERLAQYNASYPEGSEDLSFHLEDEKGRCVGGIVASMEGRTVRLDYFWVEPTLRHKGYGSMLLDHLERAARGLGARQMEVNTYSFQTPDFYNKRGYKEFARVKTSQKDQVRHYFVKNLASTARTEWEKMLQGEAFDMCDPEILTAHDRAVRTLKNFHEVPPGHQTQLSSILGELMGVCGRNLLVNRPFHCEFGSNIKIGNDVFIHSDCILLDYGEIRIGNRVIIEAGVKISTLERSLGANDRIAYDEHGSTHYPAYARPIMLGDDVWIGTGTVICAGIAIGSNVVIGPGSVVNQNIPSNSIAYGVPCKISRKTRRDG, encoded by the coding sequence GTGCAGATCAGATCGAGCAAAGAATCGGATAAGCATTTTGTTCAGGAACGGCTTGCCCAATACAACGCTTCCTATCCGGAAGGCAGCGAGGACCTGTCCTTTCATCTGGAGGATGAGAAGGGACGATGTGTGGGCGGCATTGTGGCCTCGATGGAGGGCAGGACCGTACGCCTCGACTATTTTTGGGTGGAACCCACGCTGCGGCACAAGGGTTATGGCAGCATGCTCCTCGATCATTTGGAGCGGGCCGCCAGAGGATTGGGCGCCCGTCAGATGGAGGTCAATACCTATTCGTTTCAAACCCCCGATTTCTATAATAAACGCGGCTATAAGGAATTCGCCCGGGTGAAAACCAGCCAAAAGGATCAGGTACGGCACTATTTTGTCAAGAATCTGGCGTCCACCGCCCGTACCGAATGGGAAAAGATGCTGCAGGGCGAGGCCTTTGACATGTGCGATCCTGAAATTTTGACCGCCCATGACCGGGCTGTTCGCACTTTGAAGAATTTTCATGAGGTTCCGCCGGGCCATCAGACCCAGCTTTCCTCCATCCTGGGCGAACTCATGGGCGTCTGCGGCAGGAACCTTCTGGTGAATCGCCCATTCCACTGTGAATTCGGCAGCAACATTAAAATCGGCAATGATGTTTTCATTCACAGTGACTGCATTTTGCTGGATTATGGAGAAATCCGTATTGGCAACCGCGTAATCATCGAGGCCGGCGTCAAAATCAGCACGCTGGAACGTTCCTTGGGCGCCAATGATCGAATTGCCTACGATGAACACGGAAGCACCCACTATCCTGCCTACGCCCGGCCCATAATGTTGGGAGACGACGTATGGATTGGAACCGGCACCGTCATCTGTGCAGGAATTGCAATCGGCTCCAACGTGGTCATCGGACCTGGAAGCGTGGTCAATCAAAACATTCCCAGCAATTCCATTGCCTACGGCGTTCCCTGCAAGATTTCCCGTAAAACAAGAAGGGACGGCTGA
- a CDS encoding MATE family efflux transporter codes for MDKYFTVKAMDWRQVVAIIIPLLVDQAFVIGLSLLNTAMISSSGVAAVSAVNMVDSLNMFLINVFIAVATGGTVIVAQYKGVDNMNMVSRSATQAVSSVFMLAVGLGGLLAIFHTPVLNLLFGGAEATVMENASIYMVGSCLSYPGVAVVQAAMGDLRGVGDTKASLAMSLVMNLSYVALNLILVTFMGMGVTGFVISMNVSRYAAAICSIFYLSHHNHNIHFRLRDAVHLDFKIQKWMLTVGVPFAAEQMFFNGGKILTQTFMVQMGTLALTTNAISASITMLLQIAANALNLAVVTVVGQCMGRRDVEDARRITRSFIVLSMLTFVVSAVVVLPLFPLIVQLFAPPVEIVGDIFLITALCAIADPLLWSFGFIVPSALRAAGDAKFTSVAALISMWVVRVVLGYVLGVVFKLGIVGVWVAMFIEWGSRGLVFTLRFRGSKWCKHNLIGES; via the coding sequence ATGGATAAATATTTTACGGTGAAGGCCATGGACTGGCGGCAGGTGGTTGCAATCATCATCCCCCTGCTGGTTGACCAGGCCTTTGTGATTGGTCTATCCCTGCTCAACACAGCCATGATCAGTTCCTCCGGGGTGGCGGCGGTTTCCGCGGTCAACATGGTGGATTCGCTGAACATGTTTTTGATCAACGTGTTCATCGCAGTGGCGACCGGCGGCACGGTGATCGTGGCCCAGTACAAAGGCGTGGACAACATGAATATGGTTTCCCGCTCCGCGACACAGGCGGTGTCTTCAGTATTCATGCTGGCTGTGGGGCTTGGCGGCCTTCTGGCCATCTTTCATACGCCGGTGCTGAACCTGCTGTTTGGCGGTGCGGAGGCCACCGTGATGGAGAACGCCAGTATATACATGGTGGGCTCCTGCTTATCCTATCCCGGCGTTGCCGTTGTCCAGGCCGCTATGGGCGACCTGAGGGGCGTGGGGGATACCAAAGCCTCTCTGGCTATGTCCCTGGTGATGAACCTCTCCTACGTGGCGCTCAATCTCATTTTGGTGACCTTCATGGGTATGGGAGTAACGGGATTCGTGATCTCCATGAATGTTTCCCGCTATGCCGCCGCCATCTGTTCGATCTTCTACCTTTCCCATCACAATCACAATATTCATTTCCGGCTTAGGGATGCCGTTCATCTGGATTTCAAAATTCAAAAGTGGATGCTCACCGTGGGCGTTCCCTTTGCCGCGGAGCAGATGTTTTTCAATGGCGGCAAAATTTTGACCCAGACCTTCATGGTTCAGATGGGTACCCTTGCTTTGACCACCAACGCCATTTCGGCGTCCATTACCATGCTGCTGCAGATTGCGGCAAATGCGCTCAACCTGGCGGTGGTGACGGTGGTGGGCCAATGCATGGGAAGGCGGGACGTGGAGGATGCAAGACGGATTACCAGATCCTTTATCGTGTTATCCATGCTGACCTTTGTGGTGAGCGCGGTGGTGGTTTTGCCGCTGTTTCCGCTCATTGTCCAGCTGTTTGCACCGCCGGTGGAAATCGTCGGAGATATTTTTCTTATCACGGCGCTCTGCGCTATTGCGGACCCGCTGCTGTGGTCCTTTGGCTTTATCGTGCCCTCCGCTCTTCGAGCGGCGGGGGATGCAAAATTTACGTCCGTTGCCGCGCTCATCTCCATGTGGGTGGTGCGAGTGGTCCTTGGCTATGTTTTGGGCGTCGTGTTTAAGCTTGGCATCGTGGGCGTTTGGGTCGCCATGTTTATCGAGTGGGGCTCCCGGGGCCTGGTTTTCACACTTCGTTTCCGGGGCAGCAAATGGTGCAAACATAATCTCATAGGTGAATCATAA
- a CDS encoding MATE family efflux transporter has translation MRRRHPKSHPKLEGFLNKYLSGASMNYKMVIAIIIPLLVDQAFINGQTLFNTAMISAAGVDVVSAVSMVDSINMFLINVFIAVATGGTVIVAQYKGAGNAEMVSKAGTQTVTVVTLLATVLAIGVAVFHHPILMGLFGAAEPAVMSNAQVYIIGSALTWPGVAVIQAVCGSLRGVGDSKSSLWLSLVLNVSYVLFNLLFISIMGMGVMGLVLTQVISRYGMAVVSLVYVTKYNFNVRFRVRYALKMDLKMQKRLMSVGLPFGAEQLFFHGGRLIMQTFIVQMGTAAITANAIANSLSVLNNTGANALSIAVVTVVGQCMGRRDVEDARKFTKSFMFLAGLCFVVSGVILIGLFPLIIQLFAPPQELINQIFWLILTCALADPVLWSIAFVLPSALRAAGDAKFTSVAALTSMWVVRVVLGYVLGIVLNMGVMGVWLAMYIEWGARCVVFGLRFKGDKWYRHDLIGE, from the coding sequence ATGAGGCGCAGGCATCCAAAGAGCCATCCAAAATTGGAGGGCTTTCTCAACAAGTATTTAAGCGGAGCATCCATGAATTACAAGATGGTCATTGCCATCATCATTCCGCTGCTGGTGGATCAGGCCTTTATCAATGGCCAGACCCTGTTCAACACGGCCATGATCAGCGCGGCGGGTGTGGATGTGGTATCGGCCGTCAGCATGGTGGATTCCATCAATATGTTCCTGATCAACGTGTTTATCGCGGTAGCGACCGGCGGTACGGTGATCGTGGCCCAATACAAGGGTGCAGGGAATGCGGAGATGGTCTCCAAGGCCGGAACCCAGACGGTGACGGTGGTGACGCTCCTTGCTACGGTTCTTGCCATCGGCGTTGCGGTTTTTCATCATCCCATTCTCATGGGCCTTTTCGGCGCCGCTGAACCTGCGGTCATGAGCAACGCCCAGGTGTACATCATCGGCTCCGCCCTGACCTGGCCGGGAGTGGCCGTCATCCAAGCGGTGTGCGGATCCCTGCGCGGTGTGGGTGACAGCAAATCGTCCCTGTGGCTCTCGCTGGTGCTCAATGTAAGCTACGTCCTGTTCAATCTGCTGTTCATCAGCATCATGGGCATGGGAGTAATGGGACTGGTGCTCACCCAGGTGATCTCCCGTTATGGTATGGCGGTGGTATCCCTGGTGTATGTCACGAAGTACAATTTCAATGTCCGTTTCCGGGTCCGCTACGCCCTCAAAATGGATCTAAAGATGCAAAAACGCCTGATGTCGGTGGGCCTGCCCTTCGGAGCGGAGCAGCTGTTCTTCCATGGCGGCCGGCTGATCATGCAGACCTTCATCGTGCAGATGGGTACGGCCGCTATTACGGCCAATGCTATCGCCAATTCCCTGTCCGTCCTGAATAACACCGGCGCCAACGCCCTGTCCATTGCGGTGGTGACGGTGGTGGGCCAGTGCATGGGCAGGCGGGATGTGGAGGATGCGCGGAAGTTCACCAAATCCTTCATGTTCCTGGCAGGCCTGTGTTTTGTGGTCAGCGGTGTAATTTTGATCGGACTGTTCCCGTTGATCATTCAGCTGTTTGCGCCGCCGCAGGAACTCATCAACCAGATTTTCTGGCTCATTTTGACCTGTGCTTTGGCTGATCCCGTTCTTTGGAGCATCGCCTTTGTTCTGCCCTCCGCCCTTCGTGCGGCGGGCGATGCCAAGTTCACTTCCGTTGCCGCGCTGACCTCCATGTGGGTGGTGCGGGTGGTCCTGGGCTATGTGTTGGGCATTGTGCTCAACATGGGTGTAATGGGTGTGTGGCTGGCCATGTATATCGAATGGGGAGCACGCTGTGTGGTCTTTGGACTGCGGTTTAAGGGCGACAAGTGGTACCGTCATGACCTGATCGGCGAGTGA
- a CDS encoding D-2-hydroxyacid dehydrogenase, producing the protein MKKIIILYNQVYRMPDEYVNQVRNMASGYEVMVVRQDELTDEMLEEAEVITGHPDAERLARARQLRWLHIQSAGVDKYADPALLPSEDVVVTRTAGVFGTTIAEHVVGMMIALCRAFPIYEANQRDRQWKRLPEDSYREISGATVLVVGAGDLGGEIAKRLSGFDCRILGIRRSARPSQYFDDVYGMAELPAVLGKADFTVIALPSTEETRGMFDAGLLAAMKRDSILINIGRGDIVDTAALAAALQSGQLGGAGLDVTDPEPLPEVSPLWSLDNVMITPHVSGFSPKVPARRAKLFLDLLSRYLAGEELYYRVDYTKGY; encoded by the coding sequence TTGAAAAAGATTATTATACTATACAACCAGGTCTATCGTATGCCGGATGAATATGTAAACCAAGTCCGCAATATGGCCTCCGGCTATGAGGTCATGGTGGTGCGCCAGGATGAACTTACTGACGAGATGCTGGAGGAGGCGGAGGTGATCACAGGACACCCTGACGCAGAGCGTCTGGCCCGGGCCAGACAGCTGAGATGGCTGCACATCCAGTCGGCAGGTGTGGACAAGTACGCCGATCCCGCCCTTCTGCCCTCGGAAGATGTGGTGGTCACACGGACTGCCGGCGTCTTTGGCACCACCATTGCTGAACACGTGGTGGGCATGATGATTGCTCTTTGCCGCGCATTTCCGATCTATGAGGCCAATCAGCGTGACAGGCAGTGGAAGCGGCTGCCGGAGGACAGCTATCGGGAGATCAGCGGCGCCACGGTACTGGTGGTGGGCGCGGGAGACCTGGGCGGAGAGATCGCAAAGCGGCTTTCGGGATTTGACTGCCGCATCCTGGGTATACGGAGGAGCGCCCGGCCGTCCCAGTATTTTGACGATGTGTACGGAATGGCGGAACTGCCTGCGGTCCTGGGCAAGGCGGATTTCACGGTGATTGCTCTGCCCAGCACCGAAGAGACGCGGGGCATGTTCGATGCTGGACTTCTTGCGGCCATGAAGCGGGACAGTATTTTGATCAATATTGGACGGGGGGATATCGTGGACACGGCGGCTCTGGCGGCAGCCCTTCAATCGGGACAGCTGGGCGGCGCGGGGCTTGATGTGACCGATCCCGAGCCCTTGCCGGAAGTGAGCCCTCTTTGGTCGCTGGACAATGTGATGATCACGCCGCACGTATCGGGCTTTTCCCCCAAGGTTCCCGCCAGGAGGGCCAAGCTCTTCCTGGACCTGCTCTCCCGCTACCTTGCGGGCGAAGAACTCTATTACAGGGTGGATTATACCAAAGGCTATTGA
- the mreB gene encoding rod shape-determining protein yields the protein MFQNFFKSFSPHDVGIDLGTASVLVYIKDRGIVLREPSVVAIDKKSGKLLSVGDEARLMLGRTPGNIVAIRPLRDGVISDYDVTERMLRYFLQKVVGKNLFRRPRVVVCVPSGVTEVEKRSVVEATCEAGARHCYLIEEPIAAAIGAGIDIGKPRGTMVVDVGGGTTDIAVISLGGAVVSHSIKVAGDKFDEAITRFMRRKYNLLVGERTAEDLKINIGSAFPRKEQVFMEVTGRNLISGLPKTVRVGSDEMIEALEEPVQQLLEAVHLVLEKTPPELAADISDSGIIMTGGGALLYGLHRLIQEHTKVPCYVAEDPDSCVAIGTGKALEEISVYAETAVFDYKRGM from the coding sequence ATGTTTCAGAATTTTTTTAAGAGTTTTTCACCTCACGATGTGGGGATCGATTTGGGAACGGCCAGCGTGCTGGTCTATATCAAGGATCGGGGCATCGTTCTAAGGGAGCCGTCGGTGGTGGCCATTGATAAAAAGAGCGGGAAGCTTCTGTCGGTGGGTGATGAGGCCAGGCTCATGCTGGGACGGACGCCGGGCAATATTGTGGCCATTCGTCCTTTGCGGGACGGCGTGATTTCCGATTACGATGTGACGGAACGGATGCTTCGCTACTTCCTGCAAAAGGTGGTGGGCAAGAATCTTTTCCGGAGACCCCGGGTGGTCGTATGCGTACCCAGCGGTGTCACGGAAGTGGAAAAGCGCAGTGTGGTGGAGGCGACCTGCGAGGCGGGCGCCCGCCATTGCTATTTGATCGAGGAACCCATTGCCGCGGCCATTGGCGCCGGTATCGATATCGGCAAGCCCCGGGGCACCATGGTGGTGGACGTGGGCGGCGGAACCACTGATATCGCGGTCATCTCTTTGGGGGGCGCTGTAGTCAGCCACTCCATCAAGGTGGCTGGCGATAAGTTTGATGAAGCCATCACGCGTTTTATGCGCAGAAAATATAACCTGCTTGTGGGTGAGCGTACGGCGGAAGACCTTAAAATCAATATTGGTTCCGCTTTCCCCCGCAAGGAGCAGGTATTCATGGAGGTCACCGGCAGAAATCTCATTTCGGGTCTGCCAAAGACTGTCCGCGTGGGCTCTGATGAAATGATTGAAGCGTTGGAGGAGCCTGTACAGCAGCTTTTGGAAGCGGTCCATCTGGTTCTTGAAAAGACTCCGCCGGAGCTGGCGGCGGATATCTCCGATTCGGGTATCATCATGACTGGCGGCGGGGCTTTGCTTTATGGCCTGCACCGGCTCATTCAGGAGCACACCAAGGTGCCCTGTTATGTGGCGGAGGATCCCGATTCCTGTGTGGCTATCGGCACGGGTAAGGCGCTGGAGGAGATCAGCGTTTATGCGGAAACAGCCGTTTTTGACTACAAACGGGGAATGTAA